The stretch of DNA TTGCTGGGCATGTTCCGGGCCACCCCCGGCGCCGCGACGCAGAGCCTCTATGCCGCGATCGTCGGCCAGGCGCGCGACAAGCATTGGTATCTGGAGGGTAAGGTTCCCGACGACATGGACGGGCGGTTCGCTTTGCTTTCGAGCCTCGTCGCGCTGACGATCTTGCGACTCGAGCGGGGCGGCGAGGATGCGGTGCGCGCCAGCGTTTCGCTGACCGAGGGGTTCATCGCCGACATGGATGCGCAGATGCGCGAGATCGGTTTCGACACGACCATCGGCAAGCAGGTGCGGGGCCTGGTCGGGGCGCTGGCGGCGCGGGTCGATCGCTGGCGGCGCGCGACGGACGGCACCGACGAGGAATGGACGGCTGCCACGCGCTTCAGCGTCTATCGCGACGCCCCGGACATGGACGAGAGCACGCTGACCTATGCCGCCGAACAGATGCGGCGGTTCGCCGAGCGGATCGACGGCGAACCCGACGCGAAATTGCTGCGGGGCGAATTGTGAGCGACGCGCTCGATCCGATCGCGATCGCGACGATCCGCGATGGCCAGAAGGTCCGCATCGACGCGGACGAGGCGCTGCGAGGCGCGATCGCGAAGCGGTTGCGGCTGCTATCGGTCGAACGGTTCGAGGCCGAGGCCGTGCTGGGTCAGGACGGCGGGGCGGTCAGTGCGGACGGGCGCGTGAAAGCGGCGGTCACGCAAGCCTGCACCGCGACGGGCGATCCGGTCGAAGAGACGATCGACGAACCGTTCACCCTGCTGTTCGCCGCGCAGCCCGACGTTGACGAGGACGAGGAGATCGAGCTGGCCGCGGACGATCTCGACACGATCTTTCACGATGGCCGCACGGTGCCGCTGGGCGATGCCATCGTCGATACGCTGGCCCTGGCGCTCGATCCCTATCCGCGGGCCGCGGACGCCGACGAGCGGCTGCGCGCCGCGGGCGTGCTGCGCGAGGAGGAAGCGGGCGCTTTCGGCGCGCTGGCCGAACTGAAGAAGAAGATGGAGGGCGGGGACTAATCTTGTCCCCACCCGCCGAAGACGTCGCCTAGAACGGGACGTCGTCGTCGAGATCGTTGTCGAAGGTCGCCGGCTGCGGCCGCTGGCTGGGCGCGTTGCCGCCACCGCCGCTGCTGCCGTAATCGTTCGACTGGCCGCCATAGCTGCCGCCACCGCCGCCGGGACCGTCTTCACGACGGTCGAGCAGCTGAAGCTCGCCGCGATAGCGCTGGAGCACGATTTCGGTGGTGTAGCGGTCGTTGCCCGACTGATCCTGCCATTTGCGGGTCTGGATCTGCCCCTCGAGATAGACCTTCGAGCCCTTGCGCAGGTAATCTTTCGCCACGCGCCCGAGGTTTTCGTTGAAGATCGCGACCTTGTGCCATTCGGTGCGTTCCTGGCGGTTGCCGTCGCGGTCCTTCCACGTTTCGCTGGTCGCGATCGACAGGTTGACCACCTCGCCGCCATTGTTGAGCGAACGGGCCTCCGGATCGCTACCCAGATTGCCGACGAGGATGACCTTGTTGACGCCTGCCATGAACTTCTCTCCCTTTCGTCTGTTCAGGCCGGGATAGAGGGCGCATCGGCCGCTGTGAAGGACCTGCGCACTTCAGCAATTCCCACCGACGGTTCGTCGAAGGAGCCTCGCTTTCGAGCGCGGCGACGATGACAGGCGTCACCGACAATGAAGACGATGATGAAAGCGATGGCCCCGGTGTCCCTCAGAACAGCG from Sphingomicrobium sp. XHP0239 encodes:
- a CDS encoding ubiquinol-cytochrome C chaperone family protein, with the protein product MRKLLGMFRATPGAATQSLYAAIVGQARDKHWYLEGKVPDDMDGRFALLSSLVALTILRLERGGEDAVRASVSLTEGFIADMDAQMREIGFDTTIGKQVRGLVGALAARVDRWRRATDGTDEEWTAATRFSVYRDAPDMDESTLTYAAEQMRRFAERIDGEPDAKLLRGEL
- a CDS encoding YceD family protein — encoded protein: MSDALDPIAIATIRDGQKVRIDADEALRGAIAKRLRLLSVERFEAEAVLGQDGGAVSADGRVKAAVTQACTATGDPVEETIDEPFTLLFAAQPDVDEDEEIELAADDLDTIFHDGRTVPLGDAIVDTLALALDPYPRAADADERLRAAGVLREEEAGAFGALAELKKKMEGGD
- the ssb gene encoding single-stranded DNA-binding protein, with amino-acid sequence MAGVNKVILVGNLGSDPEARSLNNGGEVVNLSIATSETWKDRDGNRQERTEWHKVAIFNENLGRVAKDYLRKGSKVYLEGQIQTRKWQDQSGNDRYTTEIVLQRYRGELQLLDRREDGPGGGGGSYGGQSNDYGSSGGGGNAPSQRPQPATFDNDLDDDVPF